One genomic segment of Rhinopithecus roxellana isolate Shanxi Qingling chromosome 6, ASM756505v1, whole genome shotgun sequence includes these proteins:
- the CDC14C gene encoding dual specificity protein phosphatase CDC14C gives MKRKSEGRLSSAAASPCSPRCSSTSPVVKKIRSSTQQDPRRRDPQVDVYLDITDRLRFAILNSRPKSSSNVHYFSIDNELEYENFYEDFGPLNLAMVYRYCCKINKKLKSITMLRKKIVHFTGSDQRKQANAAFLVGCYMVIYLGRTPEEAYRILIFGDTSYIPFRDAACGSCNFYITLLDCFHAVKKAMQYGFLNFNSFNLDEYEHYEKAKNGDLNWIIPDRFIAFCGPHSRTRLESGYPQHSPETYIQYFKNHNVTTIIRLNKRMYDAKRFMDAGFDHHDLFFADGSTPTDAIVKEFLDICENAEGAIAVHCKAGLGRTGTLIACYIMKHYRMTAAETIAWVRICRPGLVIGPQQQFLVMKQTSLWLEGDYFRQKLKGQENGQHRAAFSKLLSGVYDISINGVENQDQQEPEPYSDDDDINGVTQGDRCRALKSRRESKTNAIPLTYPLAVLTSALCSIVIWWIACDYILPILLFCLDGFRT, from the coding sequence ATGAAGCGGAAAAGCGAGGGGCGGTTGAGCTCGGCCGCTGCGTCTCCCTGCTCGCCGCGCTGCTCCTCGACCTCGCCGGTTGTGAAGAAGATCCGCAGCTCCACGCAGCAGGACCCACGCCGCCGGGACCCCCAGGTCGACGTGTACCTGGACATCACCGATCGCCTTCGTTTTGCCATTCTCAACAGCAGACCAAAGAGTTCATCAAATGTACATTATTTCAGCATAGATAATGAACTCGAATATGAGAACTTCTACGAAGACTTTGGACCACTCAATCTGGCAATGGTTTACAGATATTGTTGcaagataaataagaaattaaagtCCATTACAATGTTAAGGAAGAAAATTGTTCATTTTACTGGCTCTGATCAGAGAAAACAAGCCAATGCTGCCTTCCTTGTTGGATGCTACATGGTTATATATTTGGGGAGAACTCCAGAAGAAGCATATAGAATATTAATCTTTGGAGATACATCCTATATTCCTTTCAGAGATGCTGCCTGTGGAAGCTGCAATTTCTATATTACACTTCTTGACTGTTTTCATGCAGTAAAGAAGGCAATGCAGTATGGCTTCCTTAATTTCAACTCATTTAACCTTGATGAATATGAACactatgaaaaagcaaaaaacggAGACTTAAATTGGATAATACCAGATCGATTTATTGCCTTCTGTGGACCTCATTCAAGAACCAGACTTGAAAGTGGTTACCCCCAACATTCTCCTGAGActtatattcaatattttaagaaTCACAATGTTACTACCATTATTCGTCTTAATAAAAGGATGTATGATGCCAAACGCTTTATGGATGCTGGCTTCGATCACCACGATCTTTTCTTTGCGGATGGCAGCACCCCTACTGATGCCATTGTCAAGGAATTTCTGGATATCTGCGAAAATGCTGAGGGTGCCATTGCAGTACATTGTAAAGCTGGCCTTGGTCGCACGGGCACTCTGATAGCCTGCTACATCATGAAGCATTACAGGATGACAGCAGCCGAGACCATTGCGTGGGTAAGGATCTGCAGACCTGGCTTGGTGATTGGGCCTCAGCAGCAGTTTTTGGTGATGAAGCAAACAAGCCTCTGGCTGGAAGGGGACTATTTTCGGCAGAAGTTAAAGGGACAGGAGAATGGACAACACAGAGCAGCCTTCTCCAAACTTCTCTCTGGTGTTTATGACATTTCCATAAATGGGGTCGAGAATCAAGACCAGCAAGAACCTGAACCTTACAGTGATGACGACGACATCAATGGAGTGACACAAGGTGATAGATGTCGGGCCCTGAAAAGCAGAAGAGAATCAAAAACAAACGCTATTCCTCTGACATATCCCCTAGCTGTGCTGACCTCTGCACTATGTAGTATTGTCATCTGGTGGATTGCTTGTGACTACATTCTTCCCATCCTGCTATTCTGTCTTGATGGTTTCAGAACATAG